TATGTGGACGGTCAAATTCCGCGACGGCAGCCTCAAGCGCTTCAAGTTCCCCATCCGGACGACCGAAGAAGGGACCGCGGATCCGTTGGGCGGCTTTGCTGCGCACGATGATCTGAACAGCCCGGCCCTGGCCACCGAACCGGCATCATTGGGACTGAAGGAAGTCCCCACAATAAAGTAGTTTAAGGAGGGTAAGTTATGGCAAATTTTCAGACTGTTGAAGTGAGTACCGACCTCCTGATCGTTGGTGGGGGATTTGCAGCTTGCGGCGCCGCCACCGAGGCGGCCTATTGGGCCAAGAAAAAAGGCTTGAAAGTGACGTTGGTCGACAAGGCTGCTCTGGATCGGTCCGGCGCCGTTGCGATGGGCCTCTCTGCCATCAACCAGTATGTTGGCATCAAAGACGGCGAGAACACCTGTGAAGACTATGTACGTTATGTCCGCCAGGACCTGATGGGAATCTCCCGTGAAGACCTGGTTTTCAATATTGCCCGCCACGTCGACTCCACCGTACACCTTTTCGAGAAGTGGGGCCTCAAGATCTGGACGGACGAGGCTGGCAAGTATGTTCACGAAGGCCGCTGGCAGCTCATGATCAACGGTGAATCTTACAAGATCATCATCGCTGAAGCAGCCAAGAACGCCATGAAGGAAGCGGGCGGCGAGATCTACGAGCGCGTTTTCATCGTCGAGCCGCTGGTGGAAAACAACAAGATCGTGGGAGCCGTCGGCTTCAGCACCCGTGAAGAGAAATTCTACGTCTTCAAGGCGAAGGCGGTCATCTGCGCCATGGGCGGTGCGGTTCACGTGTTCCGTCCACGGTCCGTCGGCGAGGGCTTCGGCCGCTCCTGGTATCCGCCGTTCAACACCGGCTCCAGCGCCTATTTCACCCTGAAGGCCGGTGCCGAGATGACCTGCCAGGAAGTTCGCTTCATCCCCGTTCGTTTCAAGGATGCCTACGGTCCGGTCGGCGCCTGGTTCCTGCTGTTCAAATCCAGGGCCGTCAGCGCTGAAGGCGGCGAGTATATGGCCGTCCGCAAGGACGAGCTCCAGAACTGGGCCCCCTACGGCCTGGCCAAACCCATCCCGGCCAACCTGAGAAACTATCTCGGCATGCTGGATGTGGACGCCGGCCTTGGCCCCCTGTACATGGAGACGGCCGAAGCTATCGGCAAGATTGCAGATGCTTACAAAGACGACCCGAAGGCCTTCAAGAAGAAAATGAAGGAACTCGAGGCGGAAGCCTGGGAAGACTTCCTGGATATGACCATTTCTCAGGCGCATCTCTGGGCATCCCAGAACGTCAAACCCGAAGAGAAGCACTCGGAAATCGCGGCCTGCGAGCCGTACTTCATCGGCTCCCACTCCGGCGCATCCGGTGCCTGGGTCAGTGGTCCCGAGGATATGAACACCCCCTACAAATGGGGTTATCCCAACATGACCACGGTGGAAGGTCTGTTTGCGGCCGGCGACGCCTCCGGGGCCTCCAGCCACAAATTCTCCTCCGGTTCGCATGCTGAAGGCCGGATCGCCGGCAAGGCTGCGATCAAGTACATCGTGGATAAGGGTGCCGAGCCCAAGGTCGATGCCGGCAAGGTGGATGCACTGAAGGCCAAGATTCTGGCCCCGTTGGACACCTATGCAGCGCACTGCAAAGAGACCACGGCCCCCGAGATCAACCCCAATTACATCCTGCCCCTGCAGTTCATGCATCGTCTCCAGAAGATCATGGACGAATACGCAGGTGGTGTGACCGCGGCCTTCAAGACCAGCAAGTCGAACCTGCTGCGGGCCGAGGAACTCTTCGTCTTCCTGAAGGAAGATGCAGAGAAATTGGGTGCTGCGGATATCTATCAGCTCGAAAGATGCTGGGAGAACGTCCACAGAATGTGGCAAGGTGACGCCCACGTCCGGACCATGCTCTTCCGCGAGGAGACCCGGTGGCCGGGCTATTACTTCAGGGCTGACACCCCGAAGATGGATGAAAAGAACTGGCATTGCTTCGCCAACTGCCGCTTCGATCCCGCGAAGGGTGAATGGGAAATGATGAAGCGCGACGTGTGGAACATTCCCGGTGTGTAATGGCTGACCGTTGAGAAAATGCTCCAGGCATTTCAGTTGCCTGGAGCATTTCCGTCATGGAGCTCCTTTGCGTTGTCTCCCGAAGGACTTAATCCGGCCGACTAGGAAAGCAGCGCGCATGCTGGTGGTTGCTCTCCATAAATACAACGAATAGAAGCGTATTTGGTCGATGGGCATTCCGCTGACCGGAAAACGGGGGCATCGGATGCATATGGACGAAGTACGCTTTTTGTATGGATGGGCATACAGCGCGAAGAGATGAAGCAATAATTCAACCCTGGAGGATACAATGGCAGATGTACAAACGACAAACCAGAGCATATTGGTTGTGGGCGGAGGCATGAGCGGGATCACGGCCGCCCTCGAAGCAGCGGAAGCGGGGTATGATGTGGTCTTGGTCGAAAAGAGGCCCTACCTGGGTGGCCGCGTAGCCCAACTGTATGAATATTTCCCGAAGCTGTGCCCCCCGAACTGCGGTTTGGAGATCAATTTCCGGCGCCTGAAGGCGAATCCGCGGGTCCGTTTCTTTACCATGGCCGAGGTGAGCAAGATCAGCGGGAAAGAGGGGGATTATGATGTGACGGTCGCCCTGAAGCCCCGCTATGTCAACGAGAAATGCACCTGCTGCGGGAAGTGCGCGGAGGTCTGTGAAGCGCAGATCGACAATCCGTTCAATTACGGGATGGACAATATGAAAGCGGCGTATCTGCCTCACGATTTCGCTTTTCCGATGCGATACGTCCTCGATCCGTCCATCGTGAAGACCGAAGAGGGGCAAAAATGCAAAGAGGCCTGCGCATATGACGCGATCGATCTGGACATGCAGGAAACCAGCTTCGATCTGAAAGCGGGCGCCATCGTCTGGGCCGGCGGATGGGATCCCTACGATGCCTCAAAGATCGAATATTACGGTTTTGGAACTTACAAGAACGTGATCACGAATGTCATGATGGAGCGGCTGGCCTCCTTGGAAGGGCCGACCGCCGGCCGGATCCTGAGACCGTCGGACGGGAAGCCGGCGAAGAATGTGGCCTTCATCCAGTGCGCCGGTTCGCGGGACGAAAATCACCTCGCATATTGCTCCGGCATCTGCTGTCTCGCCTCCATGAAGCAGGCGAGCTACCTGAGGGAGAAGGACCCCGAATCCGCGGCGACGGTCTTTTTCATCGACATCCGTGCCCTGGATCGTTTGGAGGATTTCTACACACGGGTCAAGCAGGATGAAAAGGTCAGCTTTGTGAAGAGCAAGATCGCCGTGATCACCGAAGATGAAGAGACAGGGGATCTTCTGCTCGAAGGCGAAAACACCCAGACTAGCGAGCAGATCCGTATGCGATTCGATCTGGTGGTTCTTGCTACAGGGATGGTTCCGAACCGGATGAGCAC
The Desulfatiglans anilini DSM 4660 DNA segment above includes these coding regions:
- a CDS encoding CoB--CoM heterodisulfide reductase iron-sulfur subunit A family protein, with protein sequence MADVQTTNQSILVVGGGMSGITAALEAAEAGYDVVLVEKRPYLGGRVAQLYEYFPKLCPPNCGLEINFRRLKANPRVRFFTMAEVSKISGKEGDYDVTVALKPRYVNEKCTCCGKCAEVCEAQIDNPFNYGMDNMKAAYLPHDFAFPMRYVLDPSIVKTEEGQKCKEACAYDAIDLDMQETSFDLKAGAIVWAGGWDPYDASKIEYYGFGTYKNVITNVMMERLASLEGPTAGRILRPSDGKPAKNVAFIQCAGSRDENHLAYCSGICCLASMKQASYLREKDPESAATVFFIDIRALDRLEDFYTRVKQDEKVSFVKSKIAVITEDEETGDLLLEGENTQTSEQIRMRFDLVVLATGMVPNRMSTDVTGDISWNEYGFFACEPGKPGIYGAGCARRPTDVASCVQDATASALKAIQSIARR
- the aprA gene encoding adenylyl-sulfate reductase subunit alpha, with the translated sequence MANFQTVEVSTDLLIVGGGFAACGAATEAAYWAKKKGLKVTLVDKAALDRSGAVAMGLSAINQYVGIKDGENTCEDYVRYVRQDLMGISREDLVFNIARHVDSTVHLFEKWGLKIWTDEAGKYVHEGRWQLMINGESYKIIIAEAAKNAMKEAGGEIYERVFIVEPLVENNKIVGAVGFSTREEKFYVFKAKAVICAMGGAVHVFRPRSVGEGFGRSWYPPFNTGSSAYFTLKAGAEMTCQEVRFIPVRFKDAYGPVGAWFLLFKSRAVSAEGGEYMAVRKDELQNWAPYGLAKPIPANLRNYLGMLDVDAGLGPLYMETAEAIGKIADAYKDDPKAFKKKMKELEAEAWEDFLDMTISQAHLWASQNVKPEEKHSEIAACEPYFIGSHSGASGAWVSGPEDMNTPYKWGYPNMTTVEGLFAAGDASGASSHKFSSGSHAEGRIAGKAAIKYIVDKGAEPKVDAGKVDALKAKILAPLDTYAAHCKETTAPEINPNYILPLQFMHRLQKIMDEYAGGVTAAFKTSKSNLLRAEELFVFLKEDAEKLGAADIYQLERCWENVHRMWQGDAHVRTMLFREETRWPGYYFRADTPKMDEKNWHCFANCRFDPAKGEWEMMKRDVWNIPGV